A single window of Engraulis encrasicolus isolate BLACKSEA-1 unplaced genomic scaffold, IST_EnEncr_1.0 scaffold_167_np1212, whole genome shotgun sequence DNA harbors:
- the LOC134442473 gene encoding carbohydrate sulfotransferase 12-like, with protein sequence MRSKRVWILLILLTMFMVLLIATYWNVMGTVTLTTLYSATSGPHAGEQLERGPQNTEPADKEPSFLSVSDAFVNQFLDDIKDPTEQLSEQHLSGNTQHQPNSSKSDKVLLRREWKIHLSPISQKLKQRQKERKERLRSICSANSMFPGKNRKFDDIPDTELKNFIVDDRHEIIYCFVPKVACTNWKSVMAVLSEKQVGGVVYHDPQNIPQDTIHEQNLHLTFDKFKKRYGSFSRHMLKTKLQKYTKFLFVRDPFVRLISAFRNKFEETNDVFYKMYARGMLQKYGKYPRPPASIREALAAGIRLKFSHFIQYLLDPKTERRNPYEPHWKQIYRMCHPCQINYDFVGKLETLDEDAEHLLRILRVDNVVNFPVSDRNQTKNSWERKYFDNIPYEWRRQLYKQYEVDFRLFGYDKPKKLL encoded by the coding sequence ATGAGGTCCAAGCGGGTATGGATCCTTCTGATCCTGTTGACCATGTTCATGGTGCTTTTGATCGCCACCTACTGGAACGTTATGGGAACAGTCACCTTGACCACACTGTACAGCGCCACATCTGGCCCCCATGCCGGAGAGCAGCTAGAGAGAGGTCCCCAGAACACTGAGCCAGCAGACAAAGAGCCTTCCTTCCTGTCAGTCAGCGATGCCTTTGTCAACCAGTTCCTGGACGACATAAAGGACCCTACGGAGCAGCTTAGTGAGCAGCACCTGTCTGGGAACACTCAGCACCAGCCCAACTCATCTAAGTCGGACAAAGTTCTTCTCAGGCGTGAGTGGAAAATTCACTTGAGCCCTATTTCACAGAAGCTCAAACAAAGGCAAAAGGAGCGTAAAGAGAGGTTGCGTAGCATCTGCAGTGCCAACAGCATGTTCCCCGGAAAGAATCGAAAGTTTGACGACATTCCCGACACGGAATTGAAAAACTTCATTGTGGACGACCGCCACGAGATCATCTACTGCTTTGTGCCAAAGGTGGCCTGCACCAACTGGAAGAGCGTTATGGCTGTGCTGAGTGAGAAACAAGTTGGTGGTGTGGTTTACCATGACCCCCAGAATATTCCCCAAGACACGATCCACGAACAAAACCTGCACCTCACCTTTGACAAGTTCAAGAAGCGCTACGGCAGTTTCTCACGGCACATGCTGAAGACCAAGCTGCAGAAGTACACCAAGTTCCTGTTTGTCAGAGACCCCTTCGTCAGGCTCATCTCCGCCTTCCGGAACAAGTTTGAGGAGACCAATGACGTGTTCTATAAGATGTACGCCAGGGGCATGCTTCAAAAATACGGAAAGTACCCCAGACCTCCAGCTTCAATTAGGGAAGCCCTAGCGGCTGGTATTAGGCTGAAATTCTCTCACTTCATCCAGTACCTTCTGGACCccaagacagagaggaggaatcCTTATGAGCCTCACTGGAAACAGATCTACCGCATGTGCCACCCCTGCCAGATAAACTATGACTTTGTGGGCAAGCTGGAGACACTGGACGAGGATGCTGAGCACTTGCTGCGGATTCTGCGTGTGGACAATGTGGTCAATTTCCCTGTGAGTGACCGGAACCAAACTAAAAACAGCTGGGAGCGAAAGTATTTCGACAACATTCCTTACGAGTGGCGGAGACAACTCTACAAACAGTACGAAGTTGACTTCAGACTTTTTGGATATGACAAACCTAAGAAACTTCTATGA